One Gossypium hirsutum isolate 1008001.06 chromosome A11, Gossypium_hirsutum_v2.1, whole genome shotgun sequence genomic window carries:
- the LOC121209849 gene encoding uncharacterized protein, whose product MSRAQGALPKESKTATIYESIQGGENKSKTELRSKEDEGGIQVDRLEDKVKDPTGEGGPIFGSPSPNNDDNQDLGIIGTA is encoded by the coding sequence ATGTCAAGGGCACAAGGAGCATTGCCCAAGGAGTCGAAGACGGCAACGATATATGAATCAATACAAGGAGGAGAGAATAAGAGCAAAACGGAGCTGAGGTCCAAGGAGGATGAGGGTGGCATTCAGGTTGATAGGCTGGAGGACAAGGTGAAAGATCCTACTGGCGAAGGTGGCCCTATCTTTGGCTCTCCCTCTCCCAACAACGATGACAACCAAGACTTGGGCATTATTGGCACAGCCTAG